The Agromyces marinus genome window below encodes:
- a CDS encoding RNA degradosome polyphosphate kinase, giving the protein MTAESTLDDRTASDFDDDFEPLDIDGAPELLAERYLDRELSWLAFNQRVLELAEDPRLPVLERANFLAIFASNLDEFFMVRVAGLKRRINTGLAVPTNVGRTPHEVLADISRIAHDLQSRHATAYQELVKPVLAESGIRIVSWAELDADRRAHLHDYFSGQIFPVLMPLAVDPAHPFPYISGLSLNLSVRVRNSRTGRQEFARVKVPQMLPRFVRVDPAEPIEDARYVALEELIANHLGDLFPGMEVLDHHVFRVTRNEDVEIEEDETENLIKALEKELLRRRFGPPIRLEISDDMDEVTLGLLVRELDVTDQDVYRLPSPLDLGGLFDLAKIDRPELHFPTHVPTTNLQLQPSEPNRRADVFQAVAAKDVLLHHPYESFATSIQAFLEQAAEDPDVLAIKQTLYRTSGDSPIVEALIDAAEAGKQVLALVEIKARFDEAANITWARKLEKAGVHVVYGLVGLKTHCKLALVIRQEKDGLKHYSHIGTGNYNPKTSRIYEDLGLLTADDQVGKDLTRLFNELSGYAIEKKFKRLLVAPLHLRKGLLKLIAEETRNAQEGRPAGIRIKVNSMVDEAIIDGLYRASNAGVPVEIWVRGICSLRPGIPGLSENIRVRSILGRYLEHSRIFSFVGDGDPVVYIGSADMMHRNLDRRVEALVRLTDAEHIAEIGDMFDAAMDERTSSWWLDGDGTWTRRTTDDEGRPLDDLQQSRIQRAAQRSTRAAHRASRSGKRR; this is encoded by the coding sequence ATGACCGCCGAGAGCACCCTCGACGACCGGACCGCGAGCGACTTCGACGACGACTTCGAACCGCTCGACATCGACGGCGCACCCGAACTCCTCGCCGAGCGCTACCTCGATCGCGAGCTGAGCTGGCTCGCCTTCAACCAGCGCGTGCTCGAGCTCGCCGAGGACCCTCGGCTGCCCGTGCTCGAGCGCGCCAACTTCCTCGCGATCTTCGCGTCGAACCTCGACGAGTTCTTCATGGTCCGGGTCGCGGGCCTGAAGCGTCGCATCAACACCGGGCTCGCCGTCCCGACGAACGTCGGCCGCACGCCGCACGAGGTGCTGGCCGACATTTCGCGCATCGCCCACGACCTCCAGTCCCGGCACGCCACCGCCTACCAGGAGCTCGTCAAGCCGGTGCTGGCCGAGTCCGGCATCCGCATCGTGTCGTGGGCCGAACTCGACGCCGACCGTCGCGCCCACCTGCACGACTACTTCAGCGGGCAGATCTTCCCCGTGCTCATGCCGCTCGCGGTCGACCCGGCGCATCCCTTCCCCTACATCTCGGGTCTCTCGCTGAACCTGTCGGTGCGGGTGCGCAACAGCCGCACGGGCCGGCAGGAGTTCGCGCGCGTCAAGGTCCCCCAGATGCTGCCGCGATTCGTCCGCGTCGACCCGGCCGAGCCGATCGAGGATGCGCGCTACGTCGCGCTCGAGGAGCTCATCGCCAACCACCTCGGCGATCTCTTCCCCGGCATGGAGGTCCTCGACCACCACGTGTTCCGCGTCACCCGCAACGAGGACGTCGAGATCGAGGAGGACGAGACCGAGAACCTCATCAAGGCGCTCGAGAAGGAGCTGCTGCGACGCCGGTTCGGTCCGCCCATCCGCCTCGAGATCTCCGACGACATGGACGAGGTCACGCTGGGCCTGCTCGTGCGCGAGCTCGACGTCACCGACCAGGACGTCTACCGGCTGCCCTCCCCGCTCGACCTCGGGGGCCTGTTCGACCTCGCGAAGATCGACCGGCCCGAACTGCACTTCCCGACCCACGTGCCGACCACGAACCTGCAGCTGCAGCCGTCGGAGCCGAACCGTCGCGCGGACGTCTTCCAGGCCGTCGCCGCCAAGGACGTGCTGCTGCACCACCCCTACGAGTCGTTCGCGACGAGCATCCAGGCCTTCCTCGAGCAGGCGGCCGAGGACCCGGACGTCCTCGCGATCAAGCAGACGCTCTACCGCACGTCGGGCGACAGCCCGATCGTCGAGGCGCTCATCGACGCGGCCGAGGCGGGCAAGCAGGTGCTCGCGCTCGTCGAGATCAAGGCACGGTTCGACGAGGCCGCCAACATCACGTGGGCCCGCAAGCTCGAGAAGGCGGGCGTGCACGTCGTGTACGGGCTCGTCGGACTGAAGACCCACTGCAAGCTCGCCCTGGTCATCCGCCAGGAGAAGGACGGCCTGAAGCACTACAGCCACATCGGCACCGGGAACTACAACCCGAAGACCAGCCGGATCTACGAGGATCTGGGGCTGCTCACCGCCGACGACCAGGTCGGCAAGGACCTCACGCGGCTGTTCAACGAGCTGTCCGGGTACGCGATCGAGAAGAAGTTCAAGCGCCTGCTCGTCGCACCGCTCCACCTGCGCAAGGGCCTGCTCAAGCTCATCGCGGAGGAGACCCGCAACGCGCAGGAGGGCAGGCCCGCCGGCATCCGCATCAAGGTCAACTCGATGGTCGACGAGGCGATCATCGACGGGCTCTACCGCGCATCGAACGCGGGCGTGCCCGTCGAGATCTGGGTGCGCGGCATCTGCAGCCTCCGCCCCGGGATCCCCGGACTCAGCGAGAACATCCGGGTGCGTTCGATCCTCGGTCGCTACCTCGAGCACTCGCGCATCTTCTCGTTCGTCGGCGACGGCGACCCCGTGGTCTACATCGGCTCGGCCGACATGATGCACCGCAACCTCGACCGCAGGGTCGAAGCGCTCGTGCGCCTGACCGACGCCGAGCACATCGCCGAGATCGGCGACATGTTCGATGCGGCCATGGACGAACGGACGAGCTCCTGGTGGCTCGACGGCGACGGGACCTGGACCAGGCGGACGACGGACGACGAGGGTCGCCCCCTCGACGACCTGCAGCAGTCGCGCATCCAGCGGGCAGCGCAGCGCAGCACCCGGGCCGCGCACCGGGCCAGCCGGTCGGGGAAGCGCCGATGA
- a CDS encoding NUDIX hydrolase, with amino-acid sequence MPATAVYAAGAVCWRLIDGRIHVLVVHRTVYGDVTIPKGKVDPGETLPQTAVREIAEETGLAVALGVPVGVSRYQLPSGREKIVHYWAAHVTDKAVLASTFRPNAEIAALEWVTPKRARSYLTYEPDRDILDHFIALVDQGVTETFALIVLRHAKARSRSAWEGEDATRPLVERGVQQAAELVGTLSAWRPRRIVSSPAVRCATTVTPFGAATGIAIKRDDGISQDAWDAGRDEVRRVIGKRVRVGRSAVVCSHRPVLPEIMREIALATGTPLGSYVSDAADLDFGGFSVVHLSRSNPSSGIIAIETHAPTA; translated from the coding sequence GTGCCCGCCACCGCCGTCTACGCGGCCGGCGCGGTCTGCTGGCGCCTCATCGACGGCCGGATCCACGTGCTCGTGGTGCACCGCACGGTCTACGGCGACGTGACGATCCCCAAGGGCAAGGTCGACCCGGGCGAGACCCTGCCCCAGACCGCGGTTCGCGAGATCGCCGAGGAGACCGGACTGGCGGTCGCGCTCGGCGTTCCGGTCGGCGTCTCGCGCTACCAGCTCCCGAGCGGCCGCGAGAAGATCGTGCACTACTGGGCTGCGCACGTCACCGACAAGGCGGTCCTCGCCTCGACCTTCCGCCCCAACGCCGAGATCGCGGCACTCGAGTGGGTCACGCCCAAGCGCGCCCGCTCGTACCTGACGTACGAGCCGGACCGCGACATCCTCGACCACTTCATCGCGTTGGTCGACCAGGGCGTGACCGAGACCTTCGCGCTCATCGTGCTCAGGCATGCGAAGGCGCGCTCGCGCTCGGCGTGGGAGGGCGAGGATGCGACGCGTCCGCTGGTCGAACGCGGCGTGCAGCAGGCGGCCGAACTCGTCGGCACCCTGTCGGCCTGGCGGCCCCGGCGCATCGTGTCGAGCCCGGCCGTGCGATGCGCGACGACGGTCACCCCGTTCGGGGCCGCGACGGGCATCGCGATCAAGCGCGACGACGGCATCAGCCAGGACGCCTGGGACGCCGGCCGCGACGAGGTTCGACGCGTCATCGGCAAGCGGGTCCGCGTCGGCAGGTCCGCGGTGGTCTGCAGCCACCGGCCGGTCCTGCCCGAGATCATGCGCGAGATCGCGCTCGCCACCGGCACGCCGCTCGGATCCTACGTCTCGGACGCCGCCGACCTCGACTTCGGCGGATTCAGCGTCGTGCATCTGTCGCGCTCGAACCCGTCGTCGGGCATCATCGCGATCGAGACGCACGCGCCGACCGCCTAG
- a CDS encoding phosphate ABC transporter substrate-binding protein PstS has protein sequence MNLKRFGAPAVIAMTAALALSSCAANEGGAAPAESESTLAGNLVGAGASSQDSAQQAWIAGFQTANPDVTIDYDPSGSGAGRDTFLEGASDFAGSDRAFNDEELATGGFAKCAPDTGIVELPLYISPIAVIFNLEGIDSLNLDAATVAGIFAGTITNWNDPAIAATNEGVDLPDLAITAVHRSDDSGTTENFTDYLGAAAGDVWTWEADGVWPFEGGEAAQGTSGVVDAVTNGTGTIGYADASRAGDLGTVAIGGGGEFVEYSPEAAAAIVDASPLAEGRDEQDLAIELDRTSTEAGVYPIVLVSYLIACQEYAEPENVELVKAYLSYMASAEGQDAAAESAGSAPISDSLREQVTAAIDSIQ, from the coding sequence GTGAACCTCAAGCGTTTCGGCGCGCCCGCCGTCATCGCCATGACCGCGGCACTCGCGCTCAGCTCCTGCGCCGCGAACGAGGGTGGGGCCGCTCCCGCCGAATCCGAATCCACGCTCGCCGGCAACCTCGTCGGTGCAGGCGCCTCGTCGCAGGACTCCGCACAGCAGGCGTGGATCGCGGGCTTCCAGACCGCGAACCCCGACGTCACGATCGACTACGACCCCTCGGGCTCGGGCGCCGGTCGCGACACCTTCCTCGAGGGTGCGAGCGACTTCGCCGGTTCCGACCGCGCGTTCAACGACGAGGAGCTCGCCACGGGCGGGTTCGCCAAGTGCGCCCCCGACACCGGCATCGTGGAGCTCCCGCTCTACATCTCGCCGATCGCGGTCATCTTCAACCTCGAGGGCATCGACAGCCTGAACCTCGACGCGGCCACCGTCGCGGGCATCTTCGCCGGCACGATCACGAACTGGAACGACCCGGCGATCGCCGCGACCAACGAGGGCGTCGACCTGCCCGACCTCGCGATCACCGCGGTGCACCGCTCCGACGACTCGGGCACGACCGAGAACTTCACCGACTACCTCGGCGCAGCCGCGGGCGACGTGTGGACGTGGGAGGCCGACGGCGTGTGGCCGTTCGAGGGCGGCGAGGCCGCACAGGGCACCTCGGGCGTCGTGGATGCCGTCACCAACGGCACGGGCACGATCGGCTACGCCGACGCGTCGCGCGCGGGTGACCTCGGCACCGTGGCGATCGGCGGCGGCGGCGAGTTCGTCGAGTACTCGCCCGAGGCCGCTGCCGCGATCGTCGACGCATCGCCGCTGGCCGAGGGCCGCGACGAGCAGGACCTCGCGATCGAGCTCGACCGCACCTCGACCGAGGCCGGCGTGTACCCGATCGTCCTCGTCAGCTACCTGATCGCCTGCCAGGAGTACGCCGAGCCCGAGAACGTCGAGCTCGTCAAGGCGTACCTCTCGTACATGGCCAGCGCCGAGGGCCAGGACGCTGCGGCCGAGTCCGCCGGCTCCGCCCCGATCTCCGACTCGCTCCGCGAGCAGGTCACGGCGGCCATCGACTCCATCCAGTAG
- the pstC gene encoding phosphate ABC transporter permease subunit PstC, with protein sequence MTTARAPIRAKQRPGDSVFSKSAVFAGSMILVTLAAVATFLIVQSIPALVATSEDASILDTNFWAYVGPLVFGTIWAAALALIIALPISIGIALFISHYAPRRLASVLGYVVDLLAAVPSVVFGLWGIGVLAPAIQPAYAWLVENMGWFPLFSGPVSGTGRTILTAGVVLAVMIIPIITAISREVFLQTPVLHEEAALALGATRWEMIRMAVLPFGRPGIISAAVLGLGRALGETMAVAMVLSATGAVTFDLLTSVNPSTIAANIALSFPEAYGINVNVLIATGLILFIVTFAVNAIARWIVARRAEFSGAN encoded by the coding sequence ATGACCACCGCACGAGCGCCGATCCGGGCGAAGCAACGACCCGGCGACAGCGTCTTCTCCAAGTCGGCGGTGTTCGCCGGCTCGATGATCCTCGTGACGCTCGCCGCGGTCGCGACGTTCCTCATCGTCCAGTCGATCCCCGCGCTCGTCGCCACGAGCGAAGACGCCTCGATCCTCGACACGAACTTCTGGGCCTACGTCGGCCCGCTCGTGTTCGGCACCATCTGGGCCGCCGCACTGGCGCTCATCATCGCCCTCCCGATCTCGATCGGCATCGCGCTCTTCATCTCGCACTACGCTCCGCGTCGCCTCGCCTCCGTGCTCGGATACGTCGTCGACCTGCTCGCAGCGGTTCCGTCGGTCGTGTTCGGTCTCTGGGGAATCGGGGTCCTCGCACCCGCCATCCAGCCCGCGTACGCCTGGCTCGTCGAGAACATGGGCTGGTTCCCGCTGTTCTCCGGCCCGGTGTCCGGAACGGGGCGCACGATCCTCACGGCGGGCGTCGTGCTGGCCGTCATGATCATCCCGATCATCACCGCGATCTCGCGCGAGGTCTTCCTGCAGACTCCGGTCCTGCACGAGGAGGCCGCGCTCGCGCTCGGCGCGACGCGCTGGGAGATGATCCGGATGGCCGTCCTGCCGTTCGGTCGCCCGGGCATCATCTCCGCGGCCGTGCTCGGCCTCGGCCGCGCGCTCGGCGAGACGATGGCCGTCGCGATGGTCCTCTCGGCCACGGGCGCGGTCACGTTCGACCTGCTGACCTCGGTGAACCCGTCGACCATCGCGGCGAACATCGCGCTGAGCTTCCCCGAGGCGTACGGCATCAACGTCAACGTCCTCATCGCGACCGGCCTCATCCTCTTCATCGTCACCTTCGCGGTGAACGCGATCGCACGCTGGATCGTCGCCCGCCGCGCCGAGTTCTCGGGAGCGAACTGA
- the pstA gene encoding phosphate ABC transporter permease PstA: MTTTITPPETGRRAAAPVSNSLTAGKLPNGASWMILGASLLVSAGLFAVLAFASGSFDWVAWIVVGAVLYVVTITLVSRLIEGTRRATDRLVTALVTGAFLIAMIPLVSVAMTVVTFGMNRFDAEFFTYSMRNVVGEGGGALHAIVGTLLMTGTAALISIPIGLMTSIYLVEYGRGRLARGITFLVDVMTGIPSIVAGLFAYALFAIFWGPGTRTGIAGAVALAVLMIPVVVRSSEEMLRLVPNELREAAFALGVPKWLTIVKVVLPTSIAGITTGIMLSIARVIGETAPLLIAAGFTNSMNYDLTEGRMQSLPVFVYTQYANQGNPAFAYLDRAWAAALTLILIVMVLNLLARLVARFFAPKYGR; this comes from the coding sequence ATGACCACGACGATCACCCCTCCCGAAACCGGCCGCCGCGCCGCCGCCCCCGTGAGCAACTCGCTGACCGCGGGCAAGCTGCCGAACGGCGCCTCGTGGATGATCCTCGGCGCGAGCCTGCTCGTCTCGGCCGGGCTCTTCGCGGTCCTCGCGTTCGCGAGCGGCTCGTTCGACTGGGTCGCCTGGATCGTGGTCGGCGCCGTGCTCTACGTCGTCACGATCACGCTCGTCTCCCGCCTGATCGAGGGCACGCGCCGGGCGACCGACCGCCTCGTCACCGCCCTCGTGACCGGCGCGTTCCTGATCGCGATGATCCCGCTCGTCTCCGTCGCGATGACGGTCGTGACGTTCGGCATGAACCGGTTCGACGCCGAGTTCTTCACCTACTCGATGCGCAACGTCGTCGGCGAGGGCGGCGGCGCGCTGCACGCGATCGTGGGCACGCTGCTCATGACCGGGACCGCGGCGCTCATCTCGATCCCGATCGGGCTGATGACCTCGATCTACCTCGTCGAGTACGGCCGCGGCCGCCTCGCACGCGGCATCACCTTCCTGGTCGACGTCATGACCGGCATCCCCTCGATCGTGGCGGGCCTCTTCGCCTACGCGCTGTTCGCGATCTTCTGGGGCCCGGGCACCCGCACGGGCATCGCCGGTGCGGTCGCCCTCGCGGTGCTCATGATCCCGGTCGTCGTGCGCTCGAGCGAGGAGATGCTGCGGCTCGTGCCGAACGAGCTCCGCGAGGCCGCGTTCGCGCTCGGCGTCCCGAAGTGGCTGACCATCGTCAAGGTCGTGCTGCCGACCTCGATCGCGGGCATCACGACGGGCATCATGCTCTCCATCGCCCGCGTCATCGGCGAGACCGCGCCGCTGCTCATCGCGGCCGGATTCACCAACAGCATGAACTACGACCTCACCGAGGGCCGCATGCAGTCCCTGCCCGTGTTCGTGTACACGCAGTACGCCAACCAGGGCAACCCCGCATTCGCCTACCTCGACCGCGCGTGGGCCGCAGCCCTCACGCTCATCCTCATCGTCATGGTGCTGAACCTGCTCGCCCGACTCGTCGCGCGGTTCTTCGCCCCCAAGTACGGCCGCTGA
- the pstB gene encoding phosphate ABC transporter ATP-binding protein PstB produces the protein MSKRIEVKDLNVYYSKFLAVEGVSLEIEPRSVTAFIGPSGCGKSTFLRTLNRMHEVIPGARVEGEVLIDGNNLYDPEVDPVLVRRQVGMVFQRPNPFPTMSIRENVIAGVKLNNRRISKSDADDLVEQSLRGANLWNEVKDRLDRPGSGLSGGQQQRLCIARAIAVSPEVILMDEPCSALDPISTLAIEDLIEDLKQEYTIVIVTHNMQQASRVSDKTAFFNIAGTGKPGKLIEYDETTTIFSNPAEKATEDYVSGRFG, from the coding sequence GTGTCCAAGCGCATCGAGGTCAAGGACCTCAACGTCTACTACTCCAAGTTCCTCGCCGTCGAGGGCGTCTCCCTCGAGATCGAGCCCCGCAGCGTGACCGCGTTCATCGGACCCTCGGGCTGCGGCAAGTCCACGTTCCTGCGGACCCTGAACCGGATGCACGAGGTCATCCCCGGCGCCCGCGTCGAGGGCGAGGTGCTCATCGACGGCAACAACCTCTACGACCCCGAGGTCGACCCGGTGCTCGTGCGCCGTCAGGTGGGCATGGTCTTCCAGCGCCCGAACCCGTTCCCGACCATGTCGATCAGGGAGAACGTGATCGCCGGGGTCAAGCTGAACAACCGGCGCATCTCGAAGTCGGACGCCGACGACCTCGTCGAGCAGTCGCTGCGCGGCGCGAACCTCTGGAACGAGGTCAAGGACCGTCTCGACCGCCCCGGCTCGGGCCTGTCGGGCGGCCAGCAGCAGCGCCTCTGCATCGCCCGCGCGATCGCCGTCTCGCCCGAGGTGATCCTCATGGACGAGCCGTGCTCGGCGCTCGACCCGATCTCGACGCTCGCGATCGAGGACCTCATCGAGGACCTCAAGCAGGAGTACACGATCGTGATCGTGACCCACAACATGCAGCAGGCGTCGCGCGTGAGCGACAAGACCGCGTTCTTCAACATCGCCGGCACCGGCAAGCCCGGCAAGCTCATCGAGTACGACGAGACGACCACGATCTTCTCCAACCCCGCCGAGAAGGCGACGGAGGACTACGTGTCCGGTCGATTCGGCTGA
- a CDS encoding aminodeoxychorismate lyase, with protein MPETVSFLVDPLPVGTSAEFLESSFREIEPGSPALAVNDLAPHRGDGVFETLAIVDGRVNDLEPHLARLANSARLTDLPEPNLDQWRLVIRRAAERAPADGQFSVKIVVSRGVDPGTVPTGWAHVASVPDFSRERSHGIRVVTLDRGIDRGAGERAPWLLLGAKTLSYAPNMAAIREAKRRGVDDAVFVSSDGFVLEGPTSNVLVRLGDVVVTPPPAAGILHGTTQRRVFAFLESLGRRVAYRDLTLDELRGADAAWLVSSVRMAAPVIEVDGHPLGADAAMTAEINDHLLGAND; from the coding sequence ATGCCCGAGACCGTCTCGTTCCTCGTCGACCCCCTTCCGGTCGGCACGTCCGCCGAGTTCCTCGAGTCGTCGTTCCGCGAGATCGAGCCCGGTTCTCCCGCACTCGCCGTCAACGACCTCGCGCCGCACCGGGGCGACGGCGTGTTCGAGACGCTCGCGATCGTCGACGGCCGGGTGAACGACCTCGAACCGCACCTCGCGCGACTGGCGAACTCGGCGCGGCTGACGGACCTGCCCGAGCCGAACCTCGACCAGTGGCGGCTCGTGATCCGCCGGGCCGCCGAACGAGCCCCCGCCGACGGGCAGTTCTCGGTCAAGATCGTCGTCAGCCGGGGCGTCGATCCCGGCACGGTGCCGACCGGGTGGGCGCACGTGGCATCCGTTCCCGACTTCAGCAGGGAGCGCTCGCACGGGATCCGCGTCGTCACGCTCGACCGGGGGATCGACCGCGGAGCGGGCGAGCGGGCGCCGTGGCTGCTGCTCGGCGCGAAGACCCTCAGCTACGCGCCGAACATGGCCGCGATCCGCGAGGCGAAGCGGCGGGGGGTCGATGACGCCGTGTTCGTCTCATCCGACGGCTTCGTGCTCGAGGGTCCGACCTCGAACGTGCTCGTGCGGCTCGGCGACGTGGTCGTCACGCCGCCGCCGGCGGCGGGCATCCTGCACGGCACGACCCAGCGTCGGGTCTTCGCGTTCCTCGAATCGCTCGGTCGTCGGGTCGCGTACCGCGACCTGACGCTCGACGAGCTCCGCGGGGCGGATGCCGCGTGGCTCGTCTCGAGCGTCAGGATGGCGGCTCCCGTGATCGAGGTCGACGGTCATCCGCTCGGTGCGGATGCCGCCATGACGGCCGAGATCAACGACCACCTGCTCGGCGCGAACGACTGA
- a CDS encoding DNA-directed RNA polymerase subunit beta gives MAADFHRPTRFPPNMFEGFLGAEDPAHVSRLAHDTAAAVLSRVRADPDPEIVARLVTYTDEHGIDAIAELWSQASPKSLPGVLWRIYLLRTMIRQDAEGVSLAFQRGTEVSRTIDQVVAGAPTPAGPAEVRDLADTILRGVFAGDFAAALDRAAAFCRVASAGFASLADDADASDAVHHDRPGVLTTRALRLTELADEFGACARLWRHDGLD, from the coding sequence ATGGCCGCAGACTTCCACCGCCCGACGAGGTTTCCCCCGAACATGTTCGAGGGGTTCCTCGGCGCCGAGGATCCGGCGCACGTGAGCCGGCTCGCGCACGACACCGCTGCGGCGGTGCTCTCTCGGGTTCGCGCCGATCCCGACCCCGAGATCGTCGCGCGGCTCGTGACCTACACCGATGAGCACGGCATCGACGCGATCGCGGAACTCTGGTCGCAGGCGTCGCCGAAGAGCCTGCCGGGTGTGCTGTGGCGCATCTACCTCCTCCGCACGATGATCCGGCAGGACGCCGAGGGCGTGAGCCTCGCGTTCCAACGCGGCACCGAGGTCTCGCGCACGATCGACCAGGTCGTCGCCGGAGCACCGACGCCGGCCGGACCGGCCGAGGTGCGCGACCTGGCCGACACCATCCTGCGCGGCGTGTTCGCCGGCGACTTCGCCGCAGCGCTCGATCGCGCGGCCGCGTTCTGCCGGGTGGCCTCGGCCGGGTTCGCCAGCCTCGCCGACGACGCGGATGCCTCGGACGCGGTGCACCACGACCGCCCGGGCGTGCTCACCACGCGCGCCCTGCGACTGACCGAGCTCGCCGACGAGTTCGGCGCGTGCGCACGCCTCTGGCGTCACGACGGCCTGGACTGA
- a CDS encoding phytoene desaturase family protein has translation MTRTGDVDAIVVGSGPNGLAAAVTLARAGLSVRVHEAAATPGGGARTEPLTLPGFRHDVCSAVHPMALASPFFRAFGLADRIDLRVPEISYAHPLDGGRAGIAWHDLDRTVDGLGRDGRAWRRLLGPLVAHEAALTEFTASSLVRMPRHPLVAARFGLRALAQGGPAWNVGFRGEVAPALLTGVAAHAIRPLPGVAPAGAGLVLAAHAHARGWPIPIGGSGAITAALVDDLVRHGGEIVTDAAVEHLRDLPPSRAVLLDVTPRALDAIAGDRLPGGYRRALRRFRHGDAAAKVDFALSGPVPWAHPDLARAGTLHLGGPREEIAAGERDVARGRHPSSPYVLVSQPSAFDGSRAPAGHHALWAYTHVPAGSGVDPTEAVTRQIERFAPGFRDLVLASAARPATRLAAENPNHVDGDIAAGATSLTQLVRRPVVARDPWRTPIAGVYLASASTPPGPGVHGLAGWHSAASALRHEFGLGLPDLAP, from the coding sequence GTGACCCGGACTGGTGACGTCGACGCGATCGTCGTCGGGTCGGGGCCGAACGGGCTCGCGGCCGCGGTGACCCTCGCGCGGGCCGGGCTGTCGGTCCGGGTGCACGAGGCCGCGGCGACGCCCGGCGGCGGCGCGCGCACCGAGCCGCTGACCCTCCCCGGGTTCCGGCACGACGTGTGCTCGGCCGTGCACCCGATGGCGCTCGCCTCGCCGTTCTTCCGCGCGTTCGGGCTCGCGGATCGCATCGACCTGCGCGTGCCCGAGATCTCCTACGCGCATCCGCTCGATGGCGGTCGCGCCGGGATCGCCTGGCACGACCTCGACCGGACCGTCGACGGGCTCGGCCGCGACGGACGGGCCTGGCGGCGACTGCTCGGACCCCTCGTGGCGCACGAGGCGGCGCTGACCGAGTTCACGGCTTCCTCGCTCGTGCGGATGCCGCGGCATCCGCTCGTCGCCGCCCGATTCGGGCTCCGCGCGCTCGCGCAGGGCGGCCCGGCCTGGAACGTCGGCTTCCGCGGCGAGGTCGCGCCCGCACTGCTGACCGGCGTCGCGGCGCACGCGATCCGGCCGCTTCCGGGCGTCGCCCCGGCCGGCGCGGGACTCGTGCTGGCCGCGCACGCGCACGCGCGCGGGTGGCCGATCCCGATCGGCGGCAGCGGCGCGATCACGGCGGCCCTCGTCGACGACCTGGTCCGGCACGGCGGCGAGATCGTGACGGATGCCGCGGTCGAGCACCTCCGCGACCTCCCGCCGTCTCGCGCGGTGCTGCTCGACGTGACGCCGCGCGCGCTCGATGCGATCGCGGGCGACCGGCTGCCGGGCGGATACCGGCGTGCGCTCCGGCGCTTCCGCCACGGCGACGCGGCCGCGAAGGTCGACTTCGCCCTCTCGGGGCCGGTTCCGTGGGCGCACCCGGACCTCGCGCGGGCGGGCACGCTCCACCTGGGCGGCCCGCGCGAGGAGATCGCCGCCGGCGAGCGCGACGTGGCGCGCGGGCGGCATCCGTCGTCACCGTACGTGCTGGTGTCGCAGCCGTCGGCGTTCGACGGGTCGCGTGCGCCGGCCGGGCACCACGCCCTGTGGGCGTACACGCACGTTCCAGCGGGATCCGGGGTCGACCCCACCGAGGCGGTCACGCGTCAGATCGAGCGGTTCGCCCCGGGATTCCGCGACCTCGTGCTCGCGTCCGCCGCACGCCCCGCGACGCGCCTCGCCGCCGAGAACCCGAACCACGTCGACGGCGACATCGCGGCGGGCGCGACCTCGCTCACGCAGCTCGTGCGCCGCCCCGTCGTCGCCCGGGACCCGTGGCGCACGCCGATCGCGGGCGTCTACCTCGCGTCGGCGTCGACTCCGCCCGGGCCCGGCGTGCACGGCCTGGCCGGCTGGCACTCGGCCGCGAGCGCGCTGCGGCACGAATTCGGCCTCGGGTTGCCGGACCTCGCGCCGTGA